DNA sequence from the Terriglobia bacterium genome:
GCTCGATTTCGTGCGGATCTTCCCGGCGCTGAAAACCGAAGCGCGCAACCAGGATGGCGACACGGTCCTGGACATCGGCTCCGAGGAGTATCTGATCTCCAAGGCGCTTTCCAGCATGAACTCCGGGTTCTCGCAAGGCATTGAAACCATGCTTACGCGCATGGAAGCAGGCGTTGCTGCGGGAGGTGCTGGCGGCGCCGGAACTGGCGGCGGCACGGGCAGTGGTACGGGCAGTGGCTCGGGAGCGACAGGCGGCAACGGATTTGGCGGCGGAAGCGGCGGCTACGTCGCCGTCAGCAGCGTATTGGGCGCCGGTGGCGGCGGTGGCGGTGGCACTGCCCACGGTACCGGCGGTGGCGGAGGCATCGGCAACGGCTTCTTGACCGGCGGCAATGGCAGCGGCCACGGCTCCGGTTCGGGTGGCTCCGGCGGAAGCGGCGTTGGCAGTGGTCCTCTCATGGACATCCAGCGCATGGTTGAGCAGAAATTTGAATCCTCGCTGCGGAATCCTGAAGAAGACCCGGAAAAGGCCTACGTGGAACTGGGCAGGATGCTGAGCGGAATCCGTCCCGACCTGGTGCTCTCGAATCTGGCCGGCAAGGGCTTGCAGGATTCGGACCAGAAAAAAGATGACGTGACGGCTGAAGTCTTTGAAGATACCGCTTTGCGCTGGGCGTTGCGCCGCCTGGCCGCGGTGCCCGCCGGCGACGACGCTGTGGTGGTGCAAGAGCAGGTTTTCCGCGTGCTCATGCGCAGCTTGCAGGCCACGCATACAGCTTCCCGGCTGGCGACAAAGCTGGCCGAGCTGGCCAAACAGTATGCGCTGCCCAAGGAAACATACGCCCGCATTCAGGATGAGATTCGCTGGCTCTCGCTCTCGGCCACGCAGAAGCTCCGCGAGTTGCTGGGCATCACGCATTTCACTCCTTCCGAATTTCGCCGCGCGCTGGACTTGATCAAGGAACTGATCCGCTTGGGCAAGCCAGAGGACGCTGCCGCCATCGGCATCCAGTATCTTTCCGTGATGGAAGAACATCTTGCGCTGCGGATTGACGACGTGGCGCGCGTTCCCGAATTGCTGCGCGCGCTGGCCGGCGTTCAGGGCGAATTCTGGACTGCCGCAACCGACACGCTGGTGAACGCCATGGCCTGCCGCAAAGTCAATCAACTGGTCCACCTGCAGATCTGCAATGCGTTGATCGCGCTGGCCAGGATTGGCGCAACCTATGAGGACTTTGAGCTGGTGCGGCGCGTCGGCAGTTCGCTGGAAGAAAGCATTGCCACCGACCACGCGGCGCACGTGGCCTGTTGTCAGGCGGCGCTCGCCAACATTCTGCTGCCCTCCGCGGTGGACCGTATTGCTGAAATTTTCCTGGAGAGGAAAACCGATT
Encoded proteins:
- a CDS encoding HEAT repeat domain-containing protein, whose protein sequence is MMDSKQSKLLSIRFARSLQTLIKMVNMFSADHKSAAGLLHRSYEFLNPLLKQSKCLTLGFIDQRVLLNNILTNEEGLKPLENEFLRRGIGAVTFEAGITLAAYRAGIATIGANPKAIEEAGGLGPFLETKQLDFVRIFPALKTEARNQDGDTVLDIGSEEYLISKALSSMNSGFSQGIETMLTRMEAGVAAGGAGGAGTGGGTGSGTGSGSGATGGNGFGGGSGGYVAVSSVLGAGGGGGGGTAHGTGGGGGIGNGFLTGGNGSGHGSGSGGSGGSGVGSGPLMDIQRMVEQKFESSLRNPEEDPEKAYVELGRMLSGIRPDLVLSNLAGKGLQDSDQKKDDVTAEVFEDTALRWALRRLAAVPAGDDAVVVQEQVFRVLMRSLQATHTASRLATKLAELAKQYALPKETYARIQDEIRWLSLSATQKLRELLGITHFTPSEFRRALDLIKELIRLGKPEDAAAIGIQYLSVMEEHLALRIDDVARVPELLRALAGVQGEFWTAATDTLVNAMACRKVNQLVHLQICNALIALARIGATYEDFELVRRVGSSLEESIATDHAAHVACCQAALANILLPSAVDRIAEIFLERKTDSAWLKNVSSLLRWSGVEATERLFVRLDNEQAASQRLALIRLLSRLGTAALQAARQRLQRPEWYVVRNACKILGDLKDPELLQHIPAAFAHKDERVQKAALQAVIESRMPRRAVVLAEALPLLPPALVEDALLDLMYEASPESLPGLERCYSLPMPVNVLARIVSVVAAVQHQDAIFVLAGIVRNEKLPQMVRDTASQAMEFRTSKKGQKTAQLISTSKEAAELVVQKFVLRGA